Within the Telopea speciosissima isolate NSW1024214 ecotype Mountain lineage chromosome 4, Tspe_v1, whole genome shotgun sequence genome, the region TCTTATTTATGTCCATGCACCCCATTAGTAGTTCCCTGAACCCTCTTGGTAGTCCCATATTTTCAATGCTTTGCTCTGCCACCTGGCCAACTCagattgggctgaaacttgacttGTGGGCAAGGGACGTAGGAATCTACATATCCACAAAATTTTTCCTGATCCAACAAGCCAGGTGGCAAACATGCTAGGGCTACCAAGATAAGCTTCCTTTGGTGGACTGACTAGGAAATACTTACCCAAAATCTTAGGCTAGGCTAACTCTTAAGCCAAATATCGTCAGGATTGAATGCAATGTTTCTGACATCCTTGAGAAGATAGAATGATTTTGGATGGAATGATGAGTCGATAACTAGGTTTTGTTGCTTTGTTTTTTCCtatttcagagagagagagattttggaTGGAATGATGACTTGATAATTAGGTTTTGTTgctttgttttattatttcagagagagagagagaattctcTTGTAGTGTGTTTGTGTTGTATTCTGTCCAAAAGGGATCCACGTGTTAAGATAGAATGCCATGTTTCTGCAttcttgagagagaaagagagttctACTCACTCCTGTAGTTTGTTTGCATTGTATCTTATTCTGTCCCAAAAGGGTCCACGTGTTAAGAGAGAGGATTCTTCTGTAGATAGTTTGCCTTGTATCTTACACGGTCCAAAAAAGGATCCACATGTTACTTCACTTTATACCACATTATTAGATTGATTCTTGGCTAATGAATTTCCAGCATGGGAACCCACAAAAACTCCAATTACTGAAACTATAATCCCTATGTATGGTATATAGGCTTAAAACATTAGAATAACCGTGGTAACTTTCACAAAATAATTATGGGAATACACGCTCAAGACTCCATAAATTTTTGAAGTCATTACCATACCTTACTCCAGGTGTCTTCACAGATTTTCCCCATTTGGCCTCGACTTTGTTTTGGCCGACCTGGTCGCTTCACTTGAGAAAGATCTTGCACCTTATGAGTTTCAGCCATACTTCGTTGTGCTCTTGTAGGTGTTGTATTTAATTCACTATCTTCCGCAAGATGAACCCGGCTTAGGGAGTCCTCCAATGCTTGCAAAGCGACTTTGAAATGTTCTTGAGATATCATCCCCTCTTCGACCACTAGGATAGCACGTTTATATAAATGATCATACCATTCCACAGAGTTGTCAATATCAACACAAATGGAGCCATTGTTTGGAACAAAGACACGTTTAAAATCCTTTCTCCATCGTGCTAATATGTACTGAGGTGGGATTTCCTCTACACCATTATAGTTAAGCACGCTTAGTGCATGTTTACATAAGTAGCCATTAAAACTAAAGCAACCACAGATGCACTGGACTTCCATATCAGCTGTATTATACTGAACTTCATAATCCCTAATCTCACTTGCATTGCCCTGAACACGTTCCTTGACTATGTATGTAATGATTGGTCCACTGACATGTACTTGTGCTgtgttaaaacaaaaaaacatctcTTCAACTTCATGTTGGAACTTTCGAAATATTTCACATGTGTATACTTCCGAAAGTTGTCTTTCATAACAACATCTTGTTTTTAAGGCAGGACCTAAATGCCTCGACTCAAAATCTGCCTTGGCTTCTTTTTGATATGCATTTACTAGAGCTAGTTCATACTTTTCTAGAAAATCCTTCAAATTAGTGTGCTTATGCACAtatccatcaaaaaaaaattttacactTTGGTTCCTTTGAGTGGTTGCCATTCCTGCAGAAAAAGTATCCTTTAAAAAAGCTGGCACCCAATGTTGCCGATCTTCATATACCATCTGAAGCCATTCATTGTCCTGTACACCATAACGTTGTACCATATCCTCCCAAGCTGTTTCAAATTCATCCACTCTCAATGAATCATAAACTGCCATGCTCATTGCCATTTTAACTTCCTCAAATTCATGTAGTACTTTCAATTTCTCAGGAGCTCTTTCCATAATGTGCCACAAAGACATACGATGACGAGTTTCTGGGAGCACCTCAGCAATTGCCTTTTGCAATGCCCTATTATGGTCAGTGATTATGGTAGATGGGAATCGTCCTGACATACATGTCAACCATGTCTTGAACAACCAAACAAATGACTCTACAGAGTCATCGACAAGTAAACTGCAACCCAATAACACCGACTGCCCATGATGGTTAACTCCAACAAATGGTGCAAATGACAAGTcatatttcttcatcaaataCGTAGTGTCAAATAGAACTACATCTCCAAAGTAACCATATGAAGCTCTGGACTTTCCGTCGGCCCAAAACACGTTTCTTAGACATCCATTATTGAGATCCATCAAGTAAAAGAAGCTTGGACTCGCCAACTGCATTTTGCAAAGGTAATTCTGAAGGGCTTCTGCTTCTCCTTCTTTAAGTTCCAATTGATTATGTTCATCAACCAGATCAGTTGTTTGCACAGCTGCATCACAACCCAACTCCAATTTTCTAATGACTCCATTCATCATCCTATGTGATTTATAGAACTGTGCGGTTGCTGGGGTATTTAAATGGTTATGTTCAAGCTTAACTTCAATCAGTCTCCACCTGTCAGAGCTCATCAACTTAATCCTCACCATTGCCAAGCAACCAATCCTTGTTTCTGGTCTCAAACGATGTGTATCCTTTTTTCTTCGAAAACCCTGGTTACTGCAACATAGTACGACCATGTACTTTTCATTAGTCTTCTGTCTTCTCCATAAATTCCTAACTCTGATGCCAAATCCTACTTCCTTAGCATAGCAGTTGTAAAAGTTGTAAGCATCATCATAAGATTCAAACTCCATCCCTACAACAGGTGGTGTTGACTCACTCCTTCTTTGAGTCACACTGTTTACACTGTCAAATGCTAACATGGCTAATGCTCCGGGAGACATTGCTTGCAATCCATCATCATTATTCCCAACCTCAATTTCATTGTCTTCATTCTCAGTCAATGTCTCACTGTTGAATGATGGTTCTTCCATCTAAAACACAAATCAAATCCAAGATTTGTTAACAAAAGAAGGTTCAAACTGACAAATCACAGGCAcacaaatctgaaaaaaaaatcgcATACTCAGATGGGAATATAACTAG harbors:
- the LOC122660200 gene encoding protein FAR1-RELATED SEQUENCE 6-like isoform X1, with translation MADQLCAQNEMEEPSFNSETLTENEDNEIEVGNNDDGLQAMSPGALAMLAFDSVNSVTQRRSESTPPVVGMEFESYDDAYNFYNCYAKEVGFGIRVRNLWRRQKTNEKYMVVLCCSNQGFRRKKDTHRLRPETRIGCLAMVRIKLMSSDRWRLIEVKLEHNHLNTPATAQFYKSHRMMNGVIRKLELGCDAAVQTTDLVDEHNQLELKEGEAEALQNYLCKMQLASPSFFYLMDLNNGCLRNVFWADGKSRASYGYFGDVVLFDTTYLMKKYDLSFAPFVGVNHHGQSVLLGCSLLVDDSVESFVWLFKTWLTCMSGRFPSTIITDHNRALQKAIAEVLPETRHRMSLWHIMERAPEKLKVLHEFEEVKMAMSMAVYDSLRVDEFETAWEDMVQRYGVQDNEWLQMVYEDRQHWVPAFLKDTFSAGMATTQRNQSVKFFFDGYVHKHTNLKDFLEKYELALVNAYQKEAKADFESRHLGPALKTRCCYERQLSEVYTCEIFRKFQHEVEEMFFCFNTAQVHVSGPIITYIVKERVQGNASEIRDYEVQYNTADMEVQCICGCFSFNGYLCKHALSVLNYNGVEEIPPQYILARWRKDFKRVFVPNNGSICVDIDNSVEWYDHLYKRAILVVEEGMISQEHFKVALQALEDSLSRVHLAEDSELNTTPTRAQRSMAETHKVQDLSQVKRPGRPKQSRGQMGKICEDTWSKNDTQVVSKRLRPIDPATPNLGPGNLVGTQESTCQLGIMGQLFIEVDPDV
- the LOC122660200 gene encoding protein FAR1-RELATED SEQUENCE 6-like isoform X2 — encoded protein: MADQLCAQNEMEEPSFNSETLTENEDNEIEVGNNDDGLQAMSPGALAMLAFDSVNSVTQRRSESTPPVVGMEFESYDDAYNFYNCYAKEVGFGIRVRNLWRRQKTNEKYMVVLCCSNQGFRRKKDTHRLRPETRIGCLAMVRIKLMSSDRWRLIEVKLEHNHLNTPATAQFYKSHRMMNGVIRKLELGCDAAVQTTDLVDEHNQLELKEGEAEALQNYLCKMQLASPSFFYLMDLNNGCLRNVFWADGKSRASYGYFGDVVLFDTTYLMKKYDLSFAPFVGVNHHGQSVLLGCSLLVDDSVESFVWLFKTWLTCMSGRFPSTIITDHNRALQKAIAEVLPETRHRMSLWHIMERAPEKLKVLHEFEEVKMAMSMAVYDSLRVDEFETAWEDMVQRYGVQDNEWLQMVYEDRQHWVPAFLKDTFSAGMATTQRNQSVKFFFDGYVHKHTNLKDFLEKYELALVNAYQKEAKADFESRHLGPALKTRCCYERQLSEVYTCEIFRKFQHEVEEMFFCFNTAQVHVSGPIITYIVKERVQGNASEIRDYEVQYNTADMEVQCICGCFSFNGYLCKHALSVLNYNGVEEIPPQYILARWRKDFKRVFVPNNGSICVDIDNSVEWYDHLYKRAILVVEEGMISQEHFKVALQALEDSLSRVHLAEDSELNTTPTRAQRSMAETHKVQDLSQVKRPGRPKQSRGQMGKICEDTWK